tttgtttgtgttttcttggggttgtttttgctttcctttttttaaattttagaacaAGAAATAAGATGATTTTAAATTTCAGGTGCTTTGCATAATGAGATTCTAGTGGTAGAATCCCAGGTAATTCCAGCTTAATTATTGAAAATATAACTTTTGAAAAAGTTGACCTTAAGTAGCATTTATTCATTAGTAGCttcaaaaacattatttgaaacaatttttaaaagtaaaaatgtcTAGGGATATAAAAGGCAGTGTGGTGACAGCACTGGATCTTGAAGTCCAATGACCCAAATTCTAGTAGTCATTGCTTTACAACTTCACCTTGAGCAAGTTATATattgaacctctctgggcctccattttctgatcTATAACAGGAGTTGATTAGGTTAGATTACaaaattccttccatctctgaaatacTATTACTGTGAatatatttttctattctctcaatCAAACAGTTGTTTAAGTGTCTCCTATTTGCTGAACATTGTGCTAGGCAATTTGGAGAATAcaaaagaagtggaaagaatactggagttggagtcaggggacctgtgttcaaatcttgactctactGCTTTCTACCATTGTGaacctggggaaatcacttaatagCTCTAGGTCTGTTTTTTAtaatctgtaaaagaaggaggttGAACTAGGCAACTACCAGTCTTAACTGTACCTAGATTGtatccttcaagttctaaatctatgatcctaagtgcAAGAAATGAATCCTATTGTGAAGGAATTAATAATCTGGCTGGGAAGGCACATGAAACAATTGGAGAACGATTAAGTCCCAGATTCTGCACTATGTTTACAGTAATGTATCtgataatatttacaaatataataatatttataaaatgaatgaacagtATGTGCTAAGAAAGTCGAGGAAGCCTTCATTGAGTGAGGTGGGTCATAAACTGGACCTTGATGGATGAATAGAATTAAGGGAAGCCAAAAAAACAGTAGAAAGGAAGCTTTGCCTCTGGGAAGAAAAAAGACACAGAGGCAGAAATTAATATCATCTATGTGTAGGACTGAGAGGAAATTTTCCTGATTGGTCTGGAGAATGCTGGCAATGTTGGTGTTCAGCGTTCCATTgggcttcctgaaagagatgggATCCAAATCTTGACTTTGGCCTGGTTTCATCCTGGGATATTTCCTGTTTAGTGCCTTCATGTTGTCTTTCTGAAAAGAGGATACTACTGCTTCCTCATATGActgtcaaaaagaaacaaaagaggcaatttatttatgtattcagaGTGTTCAGGAGATAGAAATAACTAGAAAAGCTTTATTTAATTGTACTGGAACAAAATATCCTCTAGATTTTAAAggatttcaacttctttttcttcccgaAAAAGCTCTCAAAAATATCTCCCACTAATACTTTTTCCTCTTAATTTAAtccactatttccttctcttttcttgctCAATAAGAATCCTACTTACTCATTAATATAGCCTCAGAATATTTCATACTTTCTAGTAAAATGTCATTCTCTTCTACTCCCTGGTCACCTCCATATCTTaactccactttttttttttaggctagGCCTGACAATACTGACAATCCTAATTCTGCTAATGCATATTTAGATGGACCTGCCCTCATCCCTTTTTGGCATAGATTCAACCACTTACTTACCTTCGACCAGAAAGCAGTAGTATTCCTTGAGCCCTGTATTTATGTAGGTGATATTACATCACTTAACTAAATGAAGTATTCTAGGATTCTAAGCAaacttttcttcagcatttttattccttttccgAATTGTAGGTGAAAATTGTACATGCAAATCATACCACACACCTTCTCAAATATGACTGCAGTTAGTTTCCAGGTACCATGAGAATTTATTAATagttcccccccaaaaaataattgCAGTTTGCCTTTCATTTATGTCTTGGTTTTGTGTTAAACCATAGCCACCCAATAGAAAATGTTTGTGCATATTCTTGTGGACTTTGGCCCAGACTGTCAAAATTTGTTGCCTCATGAATTCAAGAACTCTGGAAGAAGTGCATGAAAATGAtctcaaattttaaagaaaaattgattAAAATTGATAAATGCATGTGGTGAAATGTATTTTCCACCCTCAAAACAAAATGGCCTGCATCAATTAGCAAACTAATCCTAAAGGCAAACCCAAAAGAAATTAGGCCAtagaaatgtaagaaaaaacaATAGTTGAAAATAAAACCCATGGCCACCAGTATTGTGTTTTTTTATCACCTTATCAAGAAGATGTGGTTGACAGGTTATAGGCATGTAAAAATGTTTGGAAATCTCTTGGTAAGGCCGATTTGACCACCTTGAAAGCACAAATTGATGTTAAATATAAGAAATGTTCATTCTGTCAAACTCAAAGCAAAACTCATTCAAACTTGGAGGACACACCAAGGGAACTGTGCCACTTGAAGTATGAATTGTATGCAGTTCTTTATGATGTCAGCAAAATGAATTTCcatgagcacttattaagtgaATATTAGAAAATTCCTATCACATTGAGAATTTGGTTTTGATGGTTTGTGGGGATCATTGTGTCGTACAGGGCTTATTCAGGAGGTCTACTgagcatgatttttttaaatgggagatgttttcttggggagggaaaatGGTTTAattattgaaaagattttgcacttATCAGCAGCACAGGCACAGATATTATCAAGGAAGAAGAGGCCCAACCTGGGGAGATTGACAGTAAGCCCAGAAATGCAGAGTAGAAGACCATCTGGAGATAGAAACAGGCAGAACTCGTCGCTGCAGGGAAAAGAGCAAACTCCCAGAGGATCAGGTAACCACGTTACTCTGTTAACACAATCACATTGTCCAAGACCTCGAGGATCACCTACCCCGACTCTCTCTTCttgcagagagagaaacagatgcTCAGGCAAAGCAACTTTCCCTGGATCTGCCTTTGATTGGTGGCAGTTTAGCTGCAGTGAGGCTGTGCTGAAAATTCTTCTTATTTTTAGATCCCTGAGTGTTAAGTAAGGGATAGCACATCTTTAGAACCTTTTACATGTTTCATGTTAATAGCTGCAACTCCAAGATAAGGCTTTCCACTCTGTGTGAGGTTAGTGGGAATGGAGGAGATAAAGTAACATGTTTCCTGAGGAGAGGACAAGAACTGTATGTGCATCCCCCTCCAGCTATGCTTATGGCCCCCAACATGGATGCCTTCCTTCCTACATACTTTTCATCTCCCTTTTGTGGAATGTCTTCCCcccttagaatataagctgcttgagggcaggggctgtctttctttttacttgtatatGTATCCTCAATCacatagtgcttggcacttattaagtacttaataaacaccaTACAACTCATGGTCTAGCATAGCTTTGGGTATATACATATAGGAAGTACAGTGAGCAGCCCAGAGAGAAGTACAAGATTACCATTTGGAACACCAGTGGGAACATGGTGATGGTGCTTTCTCATTTGTCTAAAACTACTACTATGTTCCCCAAAATGATGTATATAGCAGGTGTATTAAGTTTTTCTCTGAATAAGAGAATATTCCTGGCTCCTTGAAattattctccctcctttctatccAAATAATAAAACCATCAGTATCCTGATTTTAATTCATGAGACTAGACATCAAAATGAACAAATTCTATCACTAGctgtacttaaaaataaaatgtaaaataccgcTGAGGTGGCTATCTTGAGTTTCTTAGTTCTAGTCCTAAGAATACCATAACTTGATGGATGGGAGGGGCTCAGTTGGCCTCTAGTCCAACCTATAATTGAAAAGAATCCCCAGTATAACATACAAGAGAAATAGTCATCCAGCCTCTCCTTGGATATCTCCAATTAGAAGTAGTCCACTTCATattattagaaatttttttcctGACAACAAGCctaaattctcttctctctgacttctacccattgctcctggttttaCCCTCCATGGCCGAGGAGAACAAATCTAAACCtcttttacatgatagcacatcaAGTGCTTCATGTCCTCTCtcccctaagtcttttcttcttcagactAAACAATCCCCTATTCCTTCCACTGATCCTCATATGTCATGGTCTCAGGGCCCTTCATCATCTTGACCACATATCTCTGGATACTCTCCATCTTGCTAATGCCTTTTTAAAACTGTGGCACCCAGAATTGAATATGATGTTCTCCAGATGTGGTATGACTAGGGCAAGGTGTGGATGAACTTATTCTTGGAAATTATGCCTTTCAATGCAGCCCAAGATTCCATTAGTTTTGGGGGATTAGATATCATGCCAATGGCTCATAATGAGTTCGCAGTCCATTAAAACCCCCAGACAAACTCCATACTATACTTGTAAAGTTGGTTTTTCTTTCTACCCAAGCATAAGAATTTTCATTCATCtcttttgaatttcatcttaaaTTCAGTCAGATGTCCTACCCTGTGCAGATCTTTTGGGATCCTCACTCTGTCATCCAGGGTTTAAGCCATCCTTTCCTTTTAGTGTCATCTACAGATATGATGAGTATTCCAGCTGTGTCTTTACCAAGTCATTGTTTAAAATGGTAAACAGTACAGGGTCAAGCACAAACCCTTGGGACATCCTACTACAGACGTATCGATGCTGAACCATTCACAACTAATCTTTGAGTCCAACTATTCAATCTGGTTTGAATCTTATATAATTTATGGTTGTCTCATCCAcgtctccccatctcctccattagaatggcaATGGgatttttaatcacttttttgCCAAAAATCTAAGTAAACTATATTTACAGGGTTCTCCTGATCTGCCAATTTCATAAcgttttcaaaaaaggaaataaggtttgTCTAGAATGACTTGTTCTTACTTCCCTTTACTACCAGGAATTAAAATGAGATCACTGGCCTATCATTTACagaatttcttcttccatttaaaaaaattaatacattttcCCATATCTTATCTTGTGGTATAGCTCCTGTTTTTCAtgacattttaaatatttctctcAGTGGCACAGCAGTAACACCCACTAGTTTTTTCAGTACCTGAGAATATAGTTCAGAGGTGTCAGAACACTCGGCCGGCAATACTCCTGAACACAGCCCAAACCAGAGTaaaatgttattgggaaatatttaacaaaaatcaataaaaataaaatatgaataatatcatattttaaaactgaattcCATATGTGATCTGCAGGAATCCTGATGTACACATTAGTGGCCCTCATTTGAGTTTGTATCTGTATCAGGTAACCTGAATTCCTCTGAGAGCAACTAGATGTTTTCTCTAATTCATTACTGATTTGGTTACTAACTCTCTTTTAgacatttttgttcatttccagTATACAGGTCATCCTGCTTGGTAGAGCTGTAGACACACAACATAACATTGGTTTTGAAGCACATGTGCCCCATGTTAAGTTTTAAATATTACAATTGAATAGACCATTTATTTGGATTTGGGGACAATCTGGACATATAAAAATCTATATAATTCAGAATTCCCACTATGACCCTCTTAGTCTTCTATGAACCTTAAATGAATGCTTACTTTCAGAGAATGTAACTCTTTCCTAGATCCCCCCCATCCCTGCAAAGGTCTCATTTACTCTTCCCTTTGCCCTCCAAGATCCTTTGATCCCTTTTTGTTCCCTCTGATATCCTCCAGGGTTCCTTACCTATACTACTCAGCTCCCCACTGTCCCCACCTTGATTCCTCCTTTTAGACCTTTAAATGACCCAATGAAATTGGGAATCCATTTGACTGAGGTGAGGAATACATATGTGAGATtaaactataaaagaaaaaaaagtgtgtgaATGCAAGAGGACAATTGATAAAACAAATGAAGGATCCCAGATGAAAGGAGTCTTCAACATATCCTGAAGCTCCTTGAATGAGAGAAATTTAAAGTTTGTCTGGAATGACTTGTTCTTACTTCTCTTTACTACCAGGAATTAAAATCGGATCACTGGCCTGTCATTTACagaatttcttcttccatttaaaaaaaattaatacattttcCCGTGTCTTATCTTGTGGAATAGCTCCTGCTTTTCAtgacattttaaatatttctgtcAGTGGCACAGCAGTCAGACCTGCTAGTTCTTTCAGTACCTGAGAATATAATCAAACAATCTACtcttatttattaagtgcctactatgttcctggAACTCTTGTCAGGCACTGAAGCTACAAATACTAAGAATGAAATAATCACCAAGTGCAGCTAGTTGACACAGTGGATTgtagtgctggccctggagtcaggaggacctgagttcaaatttaacctccaCAACTCACTAgataggtgaccctgggcaagtcacttcacactgtttgccttagttcctcatctgtaaaatgagctggagaaggaaatatataCACTCCCgtgtatttgccaagaaagccccaaatggggtcatggacatgactgaaactactcaaCAACAAGCTTGCCTTCTAATGCAGGTAGGCTCTTTATAGACTTGCAGAGGATCGATCGATCACTTGCTAAGCATATTCTGAATTCCCACTATGTATATAACACATAGTTTGGTTTAGATCAGGGGCGATATCATATAATCCTTATTCTAGGATCTACTAATATTTGGTTTCCATAGTTATGGATCTGAGGATCAGAGTATAGAAATTGTGCCTTTAAAACATGTGAGTATAATAGGGAGGATAATTCTGTTCCTTTTTAAACCATGAAAGTAATAAACCAATACTTCTGAGAAAGCGACAAAGTTGCTTTAGGTGGTGGGAAAGCTGCCTGAGTAGTTTAGACAACAGGGAGAAACAGATTATTTCATCTTCTCAGCTGTAGTTCAGGCTGAGGTTCCTCCTATCTGAGTCATTTTCCTCTGGACAGCTCAGTGGCCATTGGGAAGTGACCATATGGTTTTGGTTGAGTCTCCAGCTGCTATATTTCAGAAGCTATTATACCTGATACTCTTTCCCTTCATTAGCCTTGCTGTATGTTTTCAGGGGATAagtagaagatctgagttccaatacTGTTGATAATCTCTTtccaagacattttaaaatacaaataaacttGATGTGCTTTCTTGATTCCCTCATCAACTTCTTATTCAAAAGAATCATTGAAAGATGCGTATTGGTTAAGCAGAAGCATTTGTTTCTAGAAAAGAGATCAGCTTGTCCTCCAGTTTATGGACCACCAAGTGCTAATTGCATTCCTGAAATTGCTAATGTACCCTTGAATGTGATGTGTGAATTTAATTCTTAAGTCCTCATAAGTAACCAGATAAAAAGCATAATCAATTCCTAGAGGAACAGAGGCCCATGCCACGTTGCTGAGTGTGTCCTGTGCATTTAACAGTAAAAGAAACGTGGCAAATATGAGGATATTAGATACCCATCTCAGTGCTCTCTGGGCCTCCTGCATCATGTAAAGTAACACAATATTGATTTGAACTTTAGGGATTTCATCAGGCTTAACTTTTTATCATATCAGAGTGCTTTTCAGTTTAGTTTACAGACTTGTTCACTTGTTACCAGCTGAGCCACATTAGTAAATGTGCAGTGAAGTAAGTGCAGGTGAAAAAAAGCACCATAATCACATGTTGCACTGCATgcatggagaagaaaggaaggagggagatagaAGATTTAAAGAAAGCAGAGAGCAGGACGTGGAGGAAGGAGGGGCAAAAGTGCTTCATATTTTTCATCCACAGTGAGAGACTTCAATGATAAAAGTATTCTGTTTTCACAATGAAATTAAGGTGCTAGCCAGGGTAAATTTTTATAACTAGGGTAGATTTTGTCCAAGTGTCTTTGCCAGTAGAAATCCTGATCCTCAAAATCTTTGCAGGCTTTTACCAAGTGGACCATTTTACTTCTGTCctctgtctatcttttctttctaattatgtatcattttttttccttctaattctgtaTCATTTCCTTCCATGTCATTTTCTTGTAGGTCAGAGTTGCAAATAAACTAATAATTATATGatgaaatatttgcatttttgttttatatagtcattcatatgtatttttttattcagagaggcagcatggtatggtaGAAATTCTAGTGTTTGTAATTCTTGTAATTCAGaaacattaaatttaaatattggcTCTAACACTTAGACTTTGTTCACAGTCTTGGGCAGAACTCTCAGAAACacaattgtctttttttatgtAATTGGGGCAAGTGTTGTGTTTTTCATGGAGCTCTTCAGCACAGTTTCAACActgttggacttgaagtcagaaagacctgagttcaaatccttcctcagacactatctgtgtgatcctgtgtaagtcactcaacttctcagccgcaatttcctcatctttaaaaggggaataataacaTCACCTACTTAAtaaggttgttttgaagatcaaatgaaatatcatatgtaaaaaattttataaaccttaaaatgctatgtaaaggCTATTatctactactactgctactaccatcaccaccacctatAATAGGTGTAgcaaaagaactatttttttattGGGGGAAGCTTCAGGATATCAGAATCCTGCGAGGCTTTGCCAAAATGAAGGATTTTATGACAAGGTATgaacttagaaaaaaatataagagagCTTGCCATGTGGAAgggagatagaaataaaaatataggaCTGTCAGAACTAAGGGGGTCAGTAGAAACAGAGAAGCAAGCTGAGAGCTGTGGTCAGGTTAAAGAGATAGAAGGGGGAACACCCAGGGTGCTGTTGCCACTAGAGTCTAGGGAATCTAGGAGTCCCAGTGGAATCCTGATGTCATGGGAACCTGAGAGGTTTCAGCAAATTCTAGTCTGTCAGAAGAGGTTTCTGCTGACCCACAGTTTCTGAGTCAGATAGTACTGAACCCTAAGTTTTTTACAATAGGGCTGTGGGTTCTGAAGCGACCCTGCTCCTTTTCTTCTATGTTGGAAGGCTAGAGACATTGGAGGTATTAGATCATAACCCCCATATAACCTATAAAGGAATTACATCTACTAGTGTAGGAGAAcagaaaatgattttatttccCTATATTTATCTTGCTTTATGTCCTAATTAAATGCTTTGTTTATTGGACTTGTGCTTTGTATGTACTATAAATAAAGATTTTCATTGCTAAGGATTTGGGCTATGCTCTGTAAAACTGATTGCTCAAAATAACCTAGGAAAAACAAGGGGCTCCAGAGTCAGAGTTCAGTGTTTCTAGAAATCAAGCATTATGTGTAAAATGTATGTGCTAATACATGAACTATTTGCTGCAAGGGAGCAACTTTGTAGgctataaaatgctatataaatgtgagttattgtcattattaatattattgtttacCACTGTGGagttttaaaatgattttcatttgtatccaacattccaaaattatcagaaccttagaacacagacttCCAGAAggtttttattgttttcagtAGCTTCCCCACATGCAGACTCTGGCTATATTTCATAGTACTTAAGTTTGATTTGTATTTACTGTCTACAATTGATTTTTATTGTGTAGCTGTTTCTTATATTTTGCATGGATATCCCATCTTGATTGGGAACTTCTGGAAGACAGGGAGTAGGCTGCCTGCTTCTTTTTGTCCCTTCACAATTCTGTGAAGACTTCAAGAGGACCCAAAGATTACATTACCCCATCCTTCAAAATTACAGAAACATCATAGCATCTATAACATGGTCAAACAACCATTTAATAGACCTGTCTCCCCAATTCCATTTTTACTACGTGTATTCTCTTCAGGCATTTATTTTTCAAGGAGCATATGAAAATAcaaaagtcttttgcttctttttcttttaaaaaaatggtcattcactgAAAATCAACTTTGACAAGATATGAATTTGATCTTTCTTCCATTACAGATTCAGTAGTGCAACAAGATGTGTGGTCAAATGATTCTAAGATGAAGAGGCAAACTCGAGAGAGAAGAAACTTAGTTCCATCTTCACagctaaatgcagatcaaaaaacACCTGAAAAAGTCTCCAAAGACTGGACTGCTCTTTCCCCAGCTCAGTCATCTTTACCTCTATCACCATCTTTCCAAGGAGCAAATAGTTCCCAGGCACTGGGTGAATCCAGTGTACTATCTCTTACATCTACTAACACAGTGCAACCAAGAAGGGCATCAATTAGGTTCAGAGATGAAGACTTTTACTCCTTTTTAGAATTAAACACAGTTAATATTATAGGAggaaatgaagacactgaggatATTACTAATTTAGAAGAAGAATTTCTGCTTGCTGGTATACAACCACCATGTTCTCCTTTTAATAacaagaatattggatttggcaGGATATTAGGAACTCAGGTTGAAAATCAGAACTCTGAAGAGGACCTTGACAATAGCAGACCTAGtccattaaaaagaaatgaaagtgctCATCGCTCATTGAGAAAAAGTAGTTTGATGGAGTCAGCTCTTGAACAGTCCTCGTTAGGACAAAAGATGCCTCGAGATCATAAAATTCCTGACAGCGATTCTACTAAGAAAAATGACTGTGTTGACGATGAAGGTGAGAAAACCTCATTTAATTCATGGGGTATAAAAGGTGAAAACAGACAAGACAGCTATTTTACTATAGAGACTTTACCCAGTGATTCTAGTTTTGTAGAAACTAGGCCTGGGAACCATACTTATAATAGAGACAGGCAAGCCTATGGAAATAGTACCAGGAATTCTTTTGATTGCTTTCCTCCTAATAGGTCAGCAGCTCATAGACCATTACTCAGTTCATCTTATAACACCCCAAGATCATTACTCCATTCTGCACAGCGAGCTGAAGTCCAAGCAAGCTTGTCCTTGACCCCTGTTGCCCTTCAGGGCTCAGATGCAGAAGGAAACTCAAGGTTTAATGTTCGCCGACCTTTATCACCTATTAGAAGTCGAAATCCATCTGCCACTTCTGAAAATCAGGATACTTCATCACCAATAGCCAACGCATCTGAATTTTATgtcaaggaaatagaagagaagaaCTTAACAAGTCCACCATCTGATACGCTACTAAATACTGAAGATGTCTCGCAGAATTCACAAGATGGCTCATCCTCAGTGGATCCTCCGAGCTCTCCTCAATTAAGAatgaacttcagaggtcatctgtcAGAGCCAATACAAGAGGAAATACCTTTTACTTTCTTTGCAGTGTCTGATTTAACAAACCAAATTGAAGCTGGAAATAGAACGGCAGCTTCTAATTCCATAAATGCAAAGGAGAGTCAGCAGACAAAAGCAAACCCAGACAAACTGAAGAAACTGCAGGAGAGGTGAGTTTTCATAATTATATACATGCAGTTTTGTCCTAGCTTTACCAGGGCtgtgaagtatttttttaactGGAGAGTTCTATGGAAATTACAATGATTTATAGAGCTTCCTTGACACTTAAatgattctttgttataagaatattgatttcattttttttaaatcttggatTCATGAGGGAAAATTATTTAAATCAGCACTTTTAGTAGTTCAGCTTGCTATTTTTTCAGTGTTCCTAAAAcgattatttttcaaatgttctGAAAAAGACAAAGTATCTGGACTAAGGGGTTCCTGACTATTGTCTCTACCTGATAAACTACTCTCTCAAGGGATTTAAACATTTAGGGATTAAGATTTTTTTATTGAAAAAGCTGCTTTCCCTAAGACTAGGAGCCATTCAGCTCATAACTTCTGAGGATTTCCCCATAGGATTAAACTCAGACCCAGCCAGTtggttgctctagaatttgaacCTTCCAAATAAGCAGAAATTTCCCAAAATGTTACCACAGTTATCTCAACATTTTAAAGTGCCTCATACTGTTTTAATCGCTTCTATTTTCATGTGCGTTTTTTCTCAAGCATTGGGAAAAGAGGGTAAGATCATTATAAGAACTTTTTGTTGGTCTTATGGGCAAATTTTAAGGTATCTTCAATTAAATAGGCTACTAGCATGTTTAAATGTTCTCAGTTTAGAAATTGactcctatttttccttttcaaaaaagtTTTAACAAATTTTGTTTTGAACAGACATTTCCCAATGAATACTCAAAACTACAATGGCCAAGAGTTTGTTGTTTAGTAACCTCAAGGAGGGAGGTCCCTTTAAGTTACACAGTTTGATACGACATCAACCTTGTTTTTGTCCAGTTTTCTGTCTTTTAATGCtgattttatttacattattaaagtcattatatatatacatatttataaatatcttgGATCTACTTCTTTCACTCTGAATTACTTCATACAAGTCTTGCTGTGTTTGTGCAAGTTCTTAAAATAATGTCATCCTTTATGATACAGTAAAATACATTACTTTCAAATAAGACAgtatatgtaaagctctttgcaaaccccAAAGGGCTATAATCTTAGCTATTACTATTAACTATCCGttattcatatttcatattttttgcaGCATTCTTCATTTGCTGAGCACATACCTTTGTTGCTAACTATTGATTGTCACAAATAATGTAGAAATGGAAACCTTTGTACTTGTGGATCTTACTGTTGATAATATCCTTGGATTGTATTCCCAGTAGTGGGATTAGTGGGTAAAGGGAATAAACAATTTATTCTTGCACAagtccaaattgttttccagaatgagaGAACCAATTCTCAATTGccccaacagtgaattagtgccCCAATCTTCACGTAGGCTTATAAGGTGGATGTTAGAGGATACAGAGcggaacttagagtcaggaacacgGTTTCAAGGCCCACCCGTAATACatcctacctgtgtgatcatgggcaaattatTGAATAGCTACTTTCTAAGGCTATAAATTGACAGGATGCCATTCCACAATG
The DNA window shown above is from Notamacropus eugenii isolate mMacEug1 chromosome 2, mMacEug1.pri_v2, whole genome shotgun sequence and carries:
- the MARCHF10 gene encoding probable E3 ubiquitin-protein ligase MARCHF10 isoform X5, with product MMHEARDRQKFVSDAQYLRDMQHKVDSEYQACLRRQEKKRDQFCRQESSFERPRPSSISSSRQNSVEEDLGPEQRLTSKVSVTKSESKLPAIDQTSVKQKQKVTTCSKKPEKNVGGTSKPSPPAQAQILSRKKRPNLGRLTVSPEMQSRRPSGDRNRQNSSLQGKEQTPRGSDSVVQQDVWSNDSKMKRQTRERRNLVPSSQLNADQKTPEKVSKDWTALSPAQSSLPLSPSFQGANSSQALGESSVLSLTSTNTVQPRRASIRFRDEDFYSFLELNTVNIIGGNEDTEDITNLEEEFLLAGIQPPCSPFNNKNIGFGRILGTQVENQNSEEDLDNSRPSPLKRNESAHRSLRKSSLMESALEQSSLGQKMPRDHKIPDSDSTKKNDCVDDEGEKTSFNSWGIKGENRQDSYFTIETLPSDSSFVETRPGNHTYNRDRQAYGNSTRNSFDCFPPNRSAAHRPLLSSSYNTPRSLLHSAQRAEVQASLSLTPVALQGSDAEGNSRFNVRRPLSPIRSRNPSATSENQDTSSPIANASEFYVKEIEEKNLTSPPSDTLLNTEDVSQNSQDGSSSVDPPSSPQLRMNFRGHLSEPIQEEIPFTFFAVSDLTNQIEAGNRTAASNSINAKESQQTKANPDKLKKLQESLLEEDSEEEGDLCRICQIAGGSPTNPLLEPCGCVGSLQFVHQDCLKKWLKVKITSGAELGAVKTCEMCKQGLIVDLDDFNVNDYYRKHQQSRRFQEDYPSCRMHPSFLQKMLKRRRMS
- the MARCHF10 gene encoding probable E3 ubiquitin-protein ligase MARCHF10 isoform X3; this encodes MPLNSVEEDLGPEQRLTSKVSVTKSESKLPAIDQTSVKQKQKVTTCSKKPEKNVGGTSKPSPPAQAQILSRKKRPNLGRLTVSPEMQSRRPSGDRNRQNSSLQGKEQTPRGSDSVVQQDVWSNDSKMKRQTRERRNLVPSSQLNADQKTPEKVSKDWTALSPAQSSLPLSPSFQGANSSQALGESSVLSLTSTNTVQPRRASIRFRDEDFYSFLELNTVNIIGGNEDTEDITNLEEEFLLAGIQPPCSPFNNKNIGFGRILGTQVENQNSEEDLDNSRPSPLKRNESAHRSLRKSSLMESALEQSSLGQKMPRDHKIPDSDSTKKNDCVDDEGEKTSFNSWGIKGENRQDSYFTIETLPSDSSFVETRPGNHTYNRDRQAYGNSTRNSFDCFPPNRSAAHRPLLSSSYNTPRSLLHSAQRAEVQASLSLTPVALQGSDAEGNSRFNVRRPLSPIRSRNPSATSENQDTSSPIANASEFYVKEIEEKNLTSPPSDTLLNTEDVSQNSQDGSSSVDPPSSPQLRMNFRGHLSEPIQEEIPFTFFAVSDLTNQIEAGNRTAASNSINAKESQQTKANPDKLKKLQESLLEEDSEEEGDLCRICQIAGGSPTNPLLEPCGCVGSLQFVHQDCLKKWLKVKITSGAELGAVKTCEMCKQGLIVDLDDFNVNDYYRKHQQSRAQNELMNSGLYLVLLLHLYEQRFTELMRLNYNRLARERIRIQETVMKTVYSKATAGSSNKEGGHGAQCQWGSPLPSYLLCAPHVCLLSSFLLKQKPMSMQFTFVLYTRLFLGSGLSILKQKHQLTLALEYHGAEQLVVSYLPIISSSCPVSPSQQHATYSGDGPEHYWRLCCHL
- the MARCHF10 gene encoding probable E3 ubiquitin-protein ligase MARCHF10 isoform X4, producing MMHEARDRQKFVSDAQYLRDMQHKVDSEYQACLRRQEKKRDQFCRQESSFERPRPSSISSSRQNSVEEDLGPEQRLTSKVSVTKSESKLPAIDQTSVKQKQKVTTCSKKPEKNVGGTSKPSPPAQAQILSRKKRPNLGRLTVSPEMQSRRPSGDRNRQNSSLQGKEQTPRGSDSVVQQDVWSNDSKMKRQTRERRNLVPSSQLNADQKTPEKVSKDWTALSPAQSSLPLSPSFQGANSSQALGESSVLSLTSTNTVQPRRASIRFRDEDFYSFLELNTVNIIGGNEDTEDITNLEEEFLLAGIQPPCSPFNNKNIGFGRILGTQVENQNSEEDLDNSRPSPLKRNESAHRSLRKSSLMESALEQSSLGQKMPRDHKIPDSDSTKKNDCVDDEGEKTSFNSWGIKGENRQDSYFTIETLPSDSSFVETRPGNHTYNRDRQAYGNSTRNSFDCFPPNRSAAHRPLLSSSYNTPRSLLHSAQRAEVQASLSLTPVALQGSDAEGNSRFNVRRPLSPIRSRNPSATSENQDTSSPIANASEFYVKEIEEKNLTSPPSDTLLNTEDVSQNSQDGSSSVDPPSSPQLRMNFRGHLSEPIQEEIPFTFFAVSDLTNQIEAGNRTAASNSINAKESQQTKANPDKLKKLQESLLEEDSEEEGDLCRICQIAGGSPTNPLLEPCGCVGSLQFVHQDCLKKWLKVKITSGAELGAVKTCEMCKQGLIVDLDDFNVNDYYRKHQQSRAQNELMNSGLYLVLLLHLYEQRFTELMRLNYNRLARERLSRNYPQPRPEESENSDSGDGNENSVFQSNSRLV